Below is a window of Chiloscyllium punctatum isolate Juve2018m chromosome 49, sChiPun1.3, whole genome shotgun sequence DNA.
ATCAAACATTACATCCTTACTTTTGTGTTTAGTTTGTATCTTAATAAAGGAAGGTATTTCATTAGCCTCCTTAACAACTTGCTGTAGCTTCATGCTAACTTATTGTATCTCGCATTTCAGAGATCTATCTGCATCtcggaaatctgccatccttctccatttaagtaatgcTCTGCTTTTTAATTCTTCCTGCCGAGTGAACAATTTCAGATTTTCCTTCATTATTTTCCACTTAATCAACCTATCAATATCCATCTGAATCCTCTTTATGTATTCTTCACAAGATACTTTCCTACCTATTCTTTGTGTCTGCAAATATAGCTACTGTGCCTTCACTTCCATCAAAGACAAATCCTatcctgtccaacctttccttataagacaacCCACTCAGTCTAGAAAGCCTTTTCTGAACAACCTCCAACaagtttacatccttccttaaacagAATAGAATACAAATTTATTGTTAAGTATTATTTCACaagaaaaatacagtgaaaggtttaTAACTCGCCCCACCACAGTACCTACATCAATGACAGGAGTCGAACATAAGAATGAAAGAAAAGGTTAAATTAAGACAAAGTTAATCACTTCAGTTGACAGCTCCTGGGCTTGTGGACATCTGAAGTAAGGAATGATGGAATATCCTGAAGACGCAGCCTTGATGAGATTGCTATGCCGGCCTGCTGAAATACTGGGCTAGAACCCTCTGCCGAAGAAAACCGCCTTGCCAGGTTGAGACCACCACTCCTGGACAAGACCACCTGCTAGGCCAGTGGAATACCCGAATGCTGACGATGAAGAAGACCTCCAAATGGGAACAAGACCTCCACGCTGGGACAAGATTGTCTCACCAGGAAACCACCAATTTGAGCCCAGACTGGCTTTCTCTTCCTTCAGGCACCTGGGCTGAGCTGTGGACCTGGAGCCTCGGCCTAACCTGCAAGTCCAAGGTGGCAGAGTCAGCCTGGGACCTGTTCCTTGCTCACCAGGAGAACCTGGGTGGGGTGGAGCCATGTGCAGCTCGTCCGGgtgttgctgcagctggaggCCACCTCCTTCACCTGCCACTCTTCAGGCTTTAATGAAATTTaagattaaaaaaaggaaaaatagcaaaagcaaaaataaataatgaaaaagaAAGCTCGAGCTCAGTCCCCTATTCTGCCACCATCTTGAAAGATAATAAAAGCAATAAATTATTAATATATGCACGGCACTCCAGATGCAATCTCAACCCTGTATAAGTGAAACGTAACCTTATCTATTTTTGTAATCAGTTCCCCTTGTGATAAGTGATAGGACTCTATTTGCTTTTTGAATTACTTGGTGGACTGTGATGTttttgcaattcatgcacaagaatacccagatccctctgcatctcagaactATATAATTTCTCACTATTCATCCAGCCAATTTGAAcactttcacattttctcacattatactctatttgccgtttttttgcccactcacctTAACCTTCTGTGCTTTTTTGTAACCTCTTTGTGTCCTTTTCAGAAGGTACATTCCtaattatctttgtgtcatcagcaaatttggcaaaCCTAACTTCCATTACTTCATCTAAGTAACTTTAATAAAGGGTAAACAATTGAAGTCCCAGGACTGATCATTGAGGCAAATCAAGTTGTTACATCTTGGACTCCTAACCTATTCCGTGTTAGCCAACCAGTCTTCTAACAATATCAATATGAGACCTCCTACACCATGAGCTTATATTTTCCACAACAACCTCTGGTGTAGTTCCTTAGcaaaatgctttctggaaatatAAACATTGTTCATCTACCAGTTTCCCTTTATCCACAACAAATGTTAACTCCTTGAAGACTTCCGATATTATTGGTCAAACAAAATCATGTTTACTGTGCCTGATTTCCTTGAACTTAGCCAGTTTCCATATTGTAACTTCTTTAATAATAGCACCTAATATTTTCCATCTGACAGATTTTAAGATAACTGGGCTATAATTTTCTGCTTTTCATCTCCAGTTTTGAATAAAGGAATTACATTTGGTATTGACTAATTTAATGGGACCAACTTGAATCAAGGGAGTTGAAACCAGTGCATAAACTATCTTACTAGCCACTTCCTCTAAGATCCTTGGATGAAATCTATCAGGGCCTGGGCATTTGTCTGCCTGCAGttccaacaatttactcagtaCTTCTCTGGTGATTGTGATTTTTCTAAGTGCCTCCCTCTCTTTCATTTTCTGATTTATCACAGTTTCTGGGATATGACCTACATTACCATACAGAAAGACGTGGAAACTAGATAACTCAggaaaataaacagtgatgtcttgaagAGAGTCTACGTCACAGAAGAGAAGTTATCTgaagtccccgggacctgatcaagtgtattccAGAACACTTTGGGAAgctaaggatgagattgtggggCTCCTAGTGCAAATACTTATATCATAGATAGCAATGGGttaggtgccggaagactggaaggtggctaatgttgtgctattatttaagaaaggctgcaaggaaatGCCAGGGAACTACAAAtcggtgggtaagttgttggagcggattctgagaaacaggatctaatgcatttggaaaggcaagaactaatCAGGGATAGTTAGCATTACTTtgagtgtgggaaatcatgtctcacaaacttgtttcagttttttgaagaggtgactaagAAGCTAGTTGAAGGCAAAACAGAAGATGTCTCCATGGACAAGAAACAGAGATTgtgggaaaaactcagcaggtctggcagcatctgtggctagaaatcagatttaacattttgggtccagtgactgttCTTCAGTTCTTTCGGTTGTCTACATGGTCTTTAgcaaggctttcaacaaggttccaaATGGTAGCCTAGTAAGTTTgacggtcagaaacagagggtggtgcaagagagttgtttttcagaatggaggactgtgaccagtggtgttccactaTGCTGGTTCCACTGTTGTCCATAATGTACATAAACAATTTAGATGAGAATAAAGatggcatgattagtaagtttgcagatgatatcaaaattggtgttatagtggacagtgaagaagattatctaaaaatacaatggaatcttgaacAATTgtgccagtgggccaaggaatggcagatattTAGTTCAGAGAAATGTGCGATGTGGCATTTTGGTGAGACAAAGCAGAGCATGGCCTACACAATGGTGCGGCCCTGGGAAGTGTTGTTAAACAGAGACCTAAGGGTGCAGCtgtataattccttgaaagtggggtcacaggTAGTCAGGGTGGTGAAAAAGGAGTTTAGCATGTTTGGcttcatcggtcagagcattgtgtACAGGAATTGTGACACccacggccacatttggagtattacatACAATTCTAGTTGCCTTgctgttggaaggatgttattaaactggaaagggtgcaaaaatgaCTTACAAACATGTTAccgagactggaaggtttgaattacaAGGAGAGATCGGATAGGCTAGGGGTTTTCtccctgaaataactccactaaTAGACCCTGTATTTACATGTCCATAATATTTGTCACTGGTCCTGTTtcctcagagtgagcagaacctctcaCACTCCTGTTTATCTTTATCAGCCACaggtccctgattggaccaggttaacagtctCAATCCTGAAACTTATATTCTacgaggtccacctggctgacctcattaaagTCACTACAAATACTACCTTTAACATATCCAGTTAAGCACAGATGGTAGgtctgtcccttttaaatttttcttatTCATTGGGATGTATCTATTCTGTGTGGTCCAAAATATCCCCTTAGATATCTGCCTCTGCCTCTCTACCCTTTAACATAATTTACAACTCATTTTAGCCAGATCTGTTTTCAGTCCTTCATAAGTGCCCTTATTTAAAATTTTAAAGTAGTCTTGGACCCACTCTCCTCTCCCTCAAATTGAATGTAAAATTCTAGCATATTATGGTTGTTGCATCCCTTTAGACTTTATTAGATGATAGCCTGAGAAGGGAACAGGTGCCACCCTACTGACCCACCCTtgtattagaattagaatccctacagtgtggaaacaggcccttcagcccaacaagtccacaccgaccctactaagagtaatccacccctgactaataacctacactatgggcaatttagcatggccaattcatctgacctgcacatctttggattgtgggaggaaaccagaacacccggaagaaacccacacagcggggagaatgtgcaaactccacacacagtcgccagaggcttgaatcgaacccaggtccctggcactgtaaggctgcagtgctaaccatcatATTTGTGGATAAGCATGCACTACTAGAACAACAACTGTAATCACTAAATTAATTCCTAGGAAAGCATTCCTTTACAGCAGCATTTGTAGCATGAAAGGGGAATTCAGCAACATGTCAGAAAATGGTGGACACAACCAATTGATGAGACTGTCTATGCAACAACACTAAAGAAATAtaaataagagaaatgagaatagaaATGCTATTGATTATTTTGAGAAACAAAAAGAATTTAGGATTTACAATCGGAAGATGAATCCCAGAAGTGTTCAGTGTATTTTGAGTGCAATTAAACCTTTTATTACACCAAGACCCGTCCCAGATGTGAAAGTAATATTTGAAACTAAACATGAAGTGGAAGATTCAGagatgtacagacccttcggtccaactcatccatgccgaccagatatcctaaattaatctagtcccatttaccagcatttgccCCATAGCTTTCTaaaccctattcatatacccatccagatgccttttaaatgttgtaattgtaccagcctccaccacttcctttcaCAGCTCATGCCAAACAAGcaccaccctgggaaaagaccatgtctactTACTGTATCCACgttccttatgattttataaggtcacccctcagcctctgatgctccgggGGAAAAAGccacagactattcagcctcttcctataggtcaaaccctccaaccctggcaacatcctagtaaatcttttctcagccctttcaggtttcacagtacagcacagtacaggcccatcggccctcgatgttgcaccaaccttttatcctactctaagatcaggctAACCTACTTACCCTACATTTTACTCACATGCATGTGCCTATataagagtcacttaaatgtccctaatgtatctgactttactaccactgctggcagtgcattccatgcatgcaacactctgtgtaaagaaccaaccgctgacatctcccctaaatcttcctccaatcaccttaaaattatgcctcctcaATCTACCTTGGGAAAAATTCtctgttcactctatctatgcttctcatcatcttgtacgtctctatcaagtcatctcttatccttcttcattccaatgagaaaagcctttcTTATAAGACATTTGaggtaatggtaagattcttggcagtgtagataagaccataagacataggagcagaagtaaggccatttggcccatcgagtccactctgccattcaatcgtggctgatgggcatttcaactccacttacccgcattctccctgtagcccttaatttcttgtgacatcaagaatttatcaatctctgccttgaagacatttagcgtcccggcctccactgcactctgcggcaatgaattccacaggcccaccactctctggctggagaAATGTCTCCACGTTTCTGTTCTGagtttaccccctctaattctaaggctgtgtccatgagTGGCCAACTAACAAAAAACGAAGTTGCAATAAAGGAATCATTTTCATGTTGACAAACCATGAGGTGGCAGAGGGATCAATCCTCGGGGCTGAACTTTTTCTATCTAAtttaatgacatggatgagggGCACAAGCAAAAATTGCTGTTGAGAGAAAGATGGGAATAAAATTGACAGATATTGTTTTTGAGAAAATGTATGgctattcattttaataagaagAACCTAAAACCAAAATATTATCTGAATGGAAGGAGACTGCAGAATGTTGTGGTGATAGATGAATCTGGGTGagcttgtgcatgaatcacaaagttAACATGCAATTATACTAAGGAACTAGGAAAGTAAATGGAAAGTTGACCTCTATTGTCAAAGGGTTGAAGTATAATTTATGGAAGTCTTGCTGTAATTTTACAAGACATTGTTGGGACCACACCTAAAATATTGCATATTGTTTTGGTATCATTTAGGGAGGAATAGTCTTCTATTGGAGGCAGTTTAAAGAAAATTTTCGAGGTTGATTCCTGAGATGATTggttgttttatgaggaaagattaagCAATGGGACCTAAAGTCTCAGTTTAAAAAAGTGGGAGATGATCTTACTGATGCATACAATTCAATGGACTTGACATGGTAAATGTTGAATGTTTCACCTCATGTGGAAATCCAGGACTAGAGGACATACTTTCAGAGTAAGGTCCGTGCGATGTTTATGCTCAACTCCAGTCGCTATCACCTTTCTTTATCTAAGTCTATCATTGTAGTTGTCTATCCCCTTATCCCTCAAATGCACCATGGGATAATGAGTTCCACATTTAATTTCTTGTTGTGTTTATACACTAGAAATATCAAATTGTAAGTCAATTGTTATTCAAATTACAGGTATGcccttttttttaacctttacATTTGCACTGAGTCTTATTTTCAGTTTCTTTACCCTGCTGTGTAACTAATCTGAATTCCTTTCTGTGGTCTGGATTTTCAGAGTCTTGGCAACTCCGTGGACCTTTAAAATGACAAGCACAATCCATGTTCAGAATCCCATTCCAGTTTCTGACACCTTTCATGTTCACTGATAAGGGGCAAACGGGGCACAGCGTGACTCTGACATGCAGGAAACCCAAACTTAGCAAGACCACTCGAATACTTGTCTGCCATTTTCACAGTACCAAGTGCCTTAACCTGCATTGTGAGAGTTACGACTTCTTTTGTCATCACAAATGCGCTTAAATGATGGTTAAAGAACTGTCAAACTCTTTGCCCTTTTAAAAGTTAAAAGTTTAGCCCAGCTGTGCCAATGAGAGGTAAAAATACTTGTGAAgttatttaagattagattccctacagtgtggaaacaggcccttcagcccaacaagtccacactctcCCTCCGATGAGTAAaacacccagactcatttcccactgagtaatgcacctgacacaatgggcaatttaatatggccatttcacctaccctgcacatctttggaatgtgggaggaaaccaaagcacccggaggaaatccacacagacacggggaggacgtgcaaactccacacaagacagtcgcccgaggctggaattgaacctgggtccctggcgctgtgaggcagcagtgcaaaccactgagcaaccgtgccaATCTGATGGATTTAATTCCCTTAtcctttcaattttaaaaaaagactgtgTTATTGAGAGTTTAAAAAACATTGGTCTAACATATACAATAACTGTTTGTTGACATTACCCCAGTGTTATCAATATGTCATTTTTAATGCTTGGCTGCTTTGCATAACCTGTCATTATTTCAGTAGAGGGTTGTAAGTTTACAGCTCAAAGAGGTTAGTACAGGACTAGCTGTCTTTAATGCAGGATTTTGAATATGGTAGATTTTGTATGCAATTATTTGAGCAAATTCAAATGTTTTGGATGCATTTCATGGTTTGGAGTTTTCTTTTATATTGTTCATTTCATTTTATCGCAACCTGAGGTCTGCCCATGGTAGATATTGAATGAATTTGCCTTTACAATGGCATGAGTTGGTGTAAATGGAGGACTGATGCATTGTATGGAGTAACTGTTAGAAAGCctaaaatgtaacaataattgGAACAAACTGTAAAAAGCTGAGCTCAGCACTTGGCAACCATGTAGCCAACTCCACATTGCACCTGAGAGCAGGTCATCTGACTACATCCAACAGGGAATTTCCCATCTTGAACCTCGCAACTTACAAACAAAATTTCAAATCCATATGGGATGAAATTGGCAGAGAGTGATGTGGTGATGGAAACCTCGCATTAAAAAAATTAGACGTATTAAAAGTTTTTAAATGCCTTAAGAATTCTTCAGTGCAGTGTAAGAACAATGGCTGTTTTGTGAGTTCTTGCTTCATTGTTCAGAGCACGTCAAACAATGTGCTTGATGTTGAATACTAACAGTAACATTGCCGCAGTAACCAGAGAAATGTAGAACTGCTTTCTCCTCAGTGAGACAGATAACTGGTGGCAGTTTACCAAGCATCAAACAAGGTGAAAAacttgagaaggagaatccttcatgttCACTTCATCTGGTGCAACAGTTGATGTTAAGCAAAtacttaaaaaaaaggaaatgtgCATATTGGAGGAGGAAACATATCAAAAAAAAATTCCACATGTAAAGGGAGGGGGGTTGAGAAGGCTTAAAGGAACCAAGTTTTAGTGTCTTAAGAAATATTAAGGGCAATCTTGTTGAAAGATATAAAATACTAAATTGTTAAAAAGCCTTCACAGCAGTACCAGAGGACCTTAATTAGTGAATAATTAATTTAAGCAGGTATTGAAATATTGTTTCCTTAAAAGTATATGTAATATACTATCACAAGAAATATTAGAGATAATGTCATGAAGAGTGTTTGGAATGCTAGCTGCAGGATTTGGATTAGTGGGAGGGAGGTAAGGTTGTTGGGGGCAAGCAGCCTTTCATTGACCTTTAATATTCTTGTCTTCTAGTAAAACTCTTTATTTGGCATCCTTTGTTCCAGGACGTAGTGGTGCCTCTAACAACTGGGCCAAGGGTCACTACACTGAAGGAGCTGAACTGGCCGACTCTGTCATGGATGTAGTGAggaaggaggctgagggatgtgATTGCCTCCAGGGATTCCAGCTTATCCATTCACTGGGTGGTGGTACTGGTGCTGGCATGGGCACTCTTATCCTCAACAAGATCCGTGAAGAATACCCTGACAGAATGATGCTCTCTTTCAGTATTATTCCTTCACCCAAAGTATCAGACACTGTGGTAGAGCCCTATAATGCAACTCTATCTATTCACCACCTCATAGAGAATACAGACGAGACCTTCTGTATCGATAATGAGGCTCTGCATGACATCTGTTTCCGAACCCTCAAACTCACATCTCCCACTTATGGTGACCTGAATCATCTAATATCAGCCACCATGAGCGGTGTAACAACATGTCTGCGTTTCCCTGGTCAGCTCAACGCTGACCTCCGTAAACTAGCAGTGAACATGGTCCCCTTCCCCCGCCTACATTTTTTTGTGCCTGGCTTTGCTCCTCTGACTAGTCGTGGTACCCAGCCATATCGTGCCCTGACAGTACCTGAGCTTACCAAGCAAATGTTTGATGCCAAGAACATGATGGCAGCCTGTGATCCTCGACACGGCCGCTACCTGACCGTTGCTGCTGTTTTCCGGGGTCGCATGTCCATGAAAGAGGTGGATGAACAGATGTTGAACATCCAGAACAAAAACAGCCCTTATTTTGTGGAGTGGATCCCCAACAATGTCAAGACGGCTGTCTGTGACATCCCACCCCGAGGCCTCAGAATGGCAGCCACCTTCATTGGCAACACAACGGCCATCCAGGAGCTGTTCAAGCGCATTGGTGAGCAGTTTTCTGCCATGTTCCGGAGGAAGGCCTTCTTGCATTGGTACACCGGTGAAGGCATGGATGAGGTGGAATTTACAGAGGCTGAGGCTGACATGCTGGATCTGATAGCTGAGTACCAGTACTATCAGGAAGTTCAAGTGAATGAGGGGGCTCAGTATTATGTAGATGAAGTTGATGATGATGAAGAATCCTGAACACCATTATTTTGAGCTCTTGATTCTTTACAGGTCTCTCCAAATAGGTCCTCCCTCTCCTGCACTGTTCACACAATCTCATCTTGATAGTGAATGGACCAATTAAAATCATCTGACAGTATTTGGAGTATTGACTGGTTGAAGAGTTAAAACAATGTGTGCAGTTGAAATATATTAACTGTGCAGCCAGGAGAACCCCTGTGATGCATGTTGGCCAGCTATCCCGTAGCACTTCCTTAATGTAATTCCAGAATCCTTGAAATCCAAGTAATGCAATGGCAAAGGATACTTTGTATCATGGTGCAAGATTCTCATTGGAAGAAGAAGCAGGACAGGTTGCTGTGCTCCTCagacctgccccaccattcattaaaatcatagctgatctgatcacTCCTGCAACCTTTTATACCCCTTGCTTATAAAGAATCAATCCATTACTGCCTTAAAAATTTTCAAAAATTGTTCCCACCACCTTTTGAGAAATAGAGTTCCAAAGAGCCAAGagtcaagagaaaaaaaaatcttctcaTCTCTGACTTTAATGAGCAACTCCTTATTTTGAAACAGATACCCCTAGttttagattctcccacaagcgGAAAAGCACATTTTCATGTACACCTTGTGAAGACCACTTACAATTACATATTTCAGTTAAGTTGCCTCatactcttctaaactctagcaGATATAACCTAACGTGTCAAACacttcctcataagacaatacAGGTATTACTCTAGTAAACTTACTGTGAACTGCTGTTAATGCACTCACACCATAAAGTGTTTAATACAGTACACAGTGCTCCAGACATGGTCTCACTAATGCCTGTATAATCTTCCCATTTCTGTAGCAAGCACaaccttcctgcttttatattcagttGCCCCCATGATAAataataacattctattagctttcctaattactttctGTACCTGAAACTGATCTTTTGCAGTTTACTCACTAGgacactcagatctctctgcatctcagagttctgcaatctctcaccactCTTCCAGCCAAGATGGATAGTTGCACATTTTCCACAAGATACTCCTCCATCTTTGCCAACTCATTTATGTTACGAATTTGGAGttgtgtattgtacctttaagagagagtgaagccTGATTTGGAAGTGAGAGTTTGCaggcacctgtcatgtgactgtctagcagtctcagagtgtactggaaaatggaaaatatgtaacatttggctgtgaaacgaGTAACTGAGTTTTAGTTACTATGTTCACAACAGTTTGAattcaaccaatcagtttaaatt
It encodes the following:
- the LOC140469642 gene encoding tubulin beta-4B chain-like isoform X1; this encodes MREIVHIQAGQCGNQIGAKFWEVISDEHGIDPTGTYRGESDLQLERMNVYYNEATGGKFVPRAILVDLEPSTMDSVRSGPFGHLFRPDNFVFGRSGASNNWAKGHYTEGAELADSVMDVVRKEAEGCDCLQGFQLIHSLGGGTGAGMGTLILNKIREEYPDRMMLSFSIIPSPKVSDTVVEPYNATLSIHHLIENTDETFCIDNEALHDICFRTLKLTSPTYGDLNHLISATMSGVTTCLRFPGQLNADLRKLAVNMVPFPRLHFFVPGFAPLTSRGTQPYRALTVPELTKQMFDAKNMMAACDPRHGRYLTVAAVFRGRMSMKEVDEQMLNIQNKNSPYFVEWIPNNVKTAVCDIPPRGLRMAATFIGNTTAIQELFKRIGEQFSAMFRRKAFLHWYTGEGMDEVEFTEAEADMLDLIAEYQYYQEVQVNEGAQYYVDEVDDDEES
- the LOC140469642 gene encoding tubulin beta chain-like isoform X3, which translates into the protein MNVYYNEATGGKFVPRAILVDLEPSTMDSVRSGPFGHLFRPDNFVFGRSGASNNWAKGHYTEGAELADSVMDVVRKEAEGCDCLQGFQLIHSLGGGTGAGMGTLILNKIREEYPDRMMLSFSIIPSPKVSDTVVEPYNATLSIHHLIENTDETFCIDNEALHDICFRTLKLTSPTYGDLNHLISATMSGVTTCLRFPGQLNADLRKLAVNMVPFPRLHFFVPGFAPLTSRGTQPYRALTVPELTKQMFDAKNMMAACDPRHGRYLTVAAVFRGRMSMKEVDEQMLNIQNKNSPYFVEWIPNNVKTAVCDIPPRGLRMAATFIGNTTAIQELFKRIGEQFSAMFRRKAFLHWYTGEGMDEVEFTEAEADMLDLIAEYQYYQEVQVNEGAQYYVDEVDDDEES
- the LOC140469642 gene encoding tubulin beta chain-like isoform X2; amino-acid sequence: MGESCFINPSLFWEVISDEHGIDPTGTYRGESDLQLERMNVYYNEATGGKFVPRAILVDLEPSTMDSVRSGPFGHLFRPDNFVFGRSGASNNWAKGHYTEGAELADSVMDVVRKEAEGCDCLQGFQLIHSLGGGTGAGMGTLILNKIREEYPDRMMLSFSIIPSPKVSDTVVEPYNATLSIHHLIENTDETFCIDNEALHDICFRTLKLTSPTYGDLNHLISATMSGVTTCLRFPGQLNADLRKLAVNMVPFPRLHFFVPGFAPLTSRGTQPYRALTVPELTKQMFDAKNMMAACDPRHGRYLTVAAVFRGRMSMKEVDEQMLNIQNKNSPYFVEWIPNNVKTAVCDIPPRGLRMAATFIGNTTAIQELFKRIGEQFSAMFRRKAFLHWYTGEGMDEVEFTEAEADMLDLIAEYQYYQEVQVNEGAQYYVDEVDDDEES